A stretch of the Lolium perenne isolate Kyuss_39 chromosome 3, Kyuss_2.0, whole genome shotgun sequence genome encodes the following:
- the LOC139837955 gene encoding uncharacterized protein, translated as MWKCIYKKAHLKVPIDALEKAHRDVEAGLFQPERENDELTRALGNKEHGGRTRGTAGSVPWKYGFPAERKRFPDKSHERRKSRETDRLANLEEGMSTMQAQLTMVTQVLTSQMARGQAVDPALLNAIAPLQSQPHRKSSVASSQQVDNDDDDDQVVEPPRYPPVDDLTESRPCELHVKVFNLSFKAAVGILLPTRSYHCRPVQDDFAVVMVDEVLREYEGLVLEHPAGEDGEIKELGEARRTTVQWRKENIVFPGEKPTSRPPPPPPPPVQSPPRDDSPLRDDDSPIHDQSPPRENTPPPPPPRQETPPLPPKQKRKRSAAPPTAPKRSSTPMREQTPELLPHEQTEEQKAFLATAPKKMFIPPQTVKHFAETRMKRPELRADYDRSLGQSSKAMKEAKKVAQLGQQDIQAAPHFIVEPYHDPETASMIERAARAQGASVEYEDYYPTAQVVNKYRYGSDLVKPGELARLGTQMRRLHEWYLKACRRGDRYLTVYLRDEHYFRGEDEINIDVEELFQLFNQDALDKAVISCYCLMKKLEYKRGKLLPLGFIDPNTVHEVTVQDFAKDTEDNIVMFLEKQADKEDIFFPYNFK; from the exons atgtggaagtgcatctataagaaagctcatctgaaggttcccattgatgccctggaaaaggcacatagggacgtggaggcggggttgttccagcccgaaagagagaacgatgagctgacacgcgcccttgggaacaaagaacacggcggacgaacacgaggcacagcaggctccgttccgtggaagtatggctttcctgcggaaaggaagagatttcctgataaaagccatgagaggaggaagtcaagggaaacagaccgcctggctaacttagaggagggtatgagcaccatgcaagcccaattaaccatggtaacccaagtacttacatctcagatggctcgggggcaggctgtagatcctgcactgctcaatgccatcgccccgctgcaatctcaaccacaccggaaaagcagcgtggcttcctctcagcaggtggataatgatgatgatgatgaccaggtggtcgagcctcctcgctacccccccgtggatgatctcactgagagccgtccttgtgagctgcatgttaaagttttcaacctatccttcaaggcggcggtcggcatcctcttacctacaaggtcttaccattgccgtccggtccaagacgactttgctgttgtgatggtggatgaagtgttgagagagtatgaggggttggtgcttgagcaccctgcaggtgaagatggggaaatcaaagaactgggagaagcccgtagaaccaccgtgcaatggcggaaggagaacattgtgtttccaggtgagaagccaacaagcaggccacctccgcctcctccgccacctgtgcagtctcctccgcgtgatgattctcctctgcgcgatgatgattcccctatccatgaccagtctcctccgcgtgaaaatactccgccgcctcctcctcctcgtcaggagactccgccgcttccacctaagcaaaagaggaagcggtccgcggcacctcctacagctccgaagagatcatcaactccaatgagggaacagactccagagttgttgccacatgagcagactgaagagcaaaaggcgtttcttgcaactgcgccgaagaagatgtttattccaccgcagacagtgaagcactttgccgagacgagaatgaagagacctgagctgagagctgattatgaccgctctcttggacagtcctctaaagcgatgaaagaagcaaaaaaagtcgcccagcttggacagcaggacattcaggccgcaccccacttcatcgtggagccatatcatgatccagagacggcatcgatgatcgaacgggcggctagagctcagggagcatcagttgagtacgaagattactatccaacggctcaagtggtaaacaagtatagatacggatctgatctcgtcaaacctggcgagctcgcgcgtctagggactcagatgcgaaggttgcatgaatggtacctgaaagcctgtcgaagaggtgatcgctacctcacggtgtatcttagagatgagcattacttccggggggaagacgagataaacattgacgtagaagaactgtttcagttattcaatcaagacgccctcgacaaagctgtcatcagttgctactgcct aatgaagaagctggaatacaaaagaggcaagctcctaccgctggggttcatagacccaaacacagttcatgaagttacggttcaagacttcgccaaggacacagaggacaacatcgtaatgtttttagagaagcaagcagacaaagaggatatattctttccctacaacttcaagtga